From one Microbacterium aurum genomic stretch:
- a CDS encoding DUF6596 domain-containing protein — MLTATLLDTEPEAWGLAVLLTFAQSRAPVRAQRGWAPLDEQETTLWDRALIREGERLLRRASALGAPLGRFQLEAAIQSVHCDRARTGTVDQASLRKLYRGLVTVHPTRGALAALRAVENGFR, encoded by the coding sequence GTGCTCACCGCCACGCTGCTGGACACCGAGCCCGAGGCGTGGGGACTCGCCGTCCTGCTCACCTTCGCGCAGTCGCGCGCCCCGGTCAGAGCGCAGCGGGGGTGGGCCCCGCTTGACGAGCAAGAGACAACGCTCTGGGATCGCGCACTGATCCGGGAGGGCGAGCGGCTCCTCCGTCGAGCGTCCGCTCTGGGTGCGCCGCTCGGTCGGTTCCAACTCGAAGCGGCCATCCAATCGGTTCACTGCGATCGTGCGCGAACAGGCACCGTGGACCAGGCCTCGCTACGCAAGCTCTATCGCGGGCTCGTCACCGTCCACCCCACTCGGGGCGCGCTTGCGGCGCTTCGGGCCGTGGAGAACGGGTTCCGATGA
- a CDS encoding DeoR/GlpR family DNA-binding transcription regulator yields the protein MRNAERRADILRHLEDRGQATVVDLSGRYGVSDMTIRRDLDALQAGGRVQRSHGAVSLARTIGAEPRYAAKQQVNAPLKARIARYAAENLVDDGDVLLLEGGTTVTAMIQHLRDRRNLTVVTNGLYTANELSFLVPQVTVLSSGGILRDMSFTYVGPQAEAFFDGFHGNTAFVSATGLTLDRGFTDPNPLEAAVRKKMVAAADRVIALLDSSKFGEASLVPVAAATGVDVLVTDAGAPAADIRALRRGGVDVRVVD from the coding sequence GTGCGGAACGCCGAGCGCCGAGCGGACATCCTCCGCCACCTCGAGGACCGCGGTCAGGCGACGGTCGTGGACCTCAGCGGCCGCTACGGCGTCTCGGACATGACGATCCGCCGAGACCTCGACGCGCTGCAGGCCGGCGGCCGGGTGCAGCGCAGTCACGGGGCGGTGTCGCTCGCGCGCACGATCGGAGCCGAGCCGCGGTATGCGGCCAAACAGCAGGTCAATGCTCCACTCAAAGCCCGCATCGCCCGCTATGCCGCCGAGAATCTCGTGGACGACGGAGACGTCCTACTGCTCGAAGGCGGCACGACCGTCACCGCGATGATCCAACACCTCCGCGACCGCCGGAACCTGACCGTCGTGACCAACGGGCTCTACACGGCCAACGAGCTCAGCTTCCTCGTTCCCCAGGTCACGGTGCTCTCCAGCGGCGGCATCCTCCGGGACATGTCGTTCACCTACGTCGGTCCCCAGGCGGAGGCGTTCTTCGACGGCTTCCACGGCAATACGGCCTTCGTGTCGGCCACCGGGCTGACCCTAGATCGCGGCTTCACCGACCCCAATCCGCTCGAGGCGGCCGTGCGGAAGAAGATGGTGGCCGCGGCCGACCGGGTGATCGCCCTTCTGGATTCCAGCAAGTTCGGCGAGGCGTCGCTGGTGCCGGTCGCCGCCGCGACCGGCGTGGACGTCCTGGTCACGGATGCCGGCGCCCCGGCCGCCGACATTCGCGCCCTGCGTCGCGGCGGCGTCGACGTGCGCGTGGTCGACTGA
- a CDS encoding glucose-6-phosphate isomerase family protein, with amino-acid sequence MDLAVDKLVHDFGIAGSLADGDVVERRLSDLGGTFADDDALRDAAAANDRIVYTVTSAAGGDGEGDLGYGLGVLQPGRVGDEYHLTKGHLHAWRPAAEVYIGLRGSGAMLLQDEDGGGSRLVPFGAGEIVYVPGDTAHRTVNTGDEPLVYLGVYPARAGHDYGALAESNFRHVVLAGPDGPVLRERRELDEERS; translated from the coding sequence ATGGATCTCGCAGTCGATAAACTCGTCCACGATTTCGGAATCGCCGGCTCGCTCGCCGACGGCGACGTCGTCGAACGGCGCCTCAGCGATCTGGGCGGCACGTTCGCCGATGACGACGCCCTCCGAGACGCCGCCGCCGCAAACGACCGCATCGTGTACACCGTGACGAGCGCCGCCGGCGGCGACGGAGAAGGCGACCTCGGCTACGGCCTCGGCGTGCTGCAGCCCGGGCGGGTCGGCGACGAATACCACCTCACCAAGGGGCACCTGCACGCCTGGCGTCCGGCCGCCGAGGTCTACATCGGGCTGCGAGGAAGCGGTGCGATGCTGCTGCAGGACGAGGACGGCGGCGGCAGCCGGCTGGTCCCGTTCGGCGCAGGAGAGATCGTCTACGTCCCCGGCGACACCGCCCACCGTACCGTGAACACCGGCGACGAGCCGCTGGTGTACCTCGGCGTGTACCCGGCCAGAGCGGGCCACGACTACGGCGCGCTGGCCGAGAGCAACTTCCGGCACGTCGTGCTCGCCGGGCCGGACGGGCCTGTGCTGCGCGAGCGCCGCGAGCTCGACGAGGAGAGGAGCTGA
- a CDS encoding phosphomannose isomerase type II C-terminal cupin domain, with amino-acid sequence MSEQIIGEIPDGVPPVTQTDRPWGSFRQYAHNRPVTVSLMTVEPGRRLSLQSHPGRGELWIVLDAGAIVQVDDEQWEAEAGEEIWIPANGRHRLGSAGARVRVLEVAFGNWQQDDIVRYADDYDRPKEGEA; translated from the coding sequence ATGTCCGAGCAGATCATCGGAGAGATCCCCGACGGCGTGCCGCCGGTGACGCAGACCGACCGCCCGTGGGGGTCGTTCCGCCAGTACGCGCACAACCGTCCCGTCACGGTCAGCCTGATGACGGTGGAGCCGGGTCGGCGTCTCAGCCTGCAGTCCCATCCCGGACGCGGCGAGCTGTGGATCGTGCTCGACGCCGGCGCCATCGTGCAGGTCGACGACGAGCAGTGGGAGGCCGAGGCGGGCGAGGAGATCTGGATCCCGGCGAACGGCCGTCACCGCCTCGGCAGCGCCGGCGCACGCGTGCGCGTGCTCGAGGTCGCGTTCGGCAACTGGCAGCAGGACGACATCGTCCGGTACGCCGACGACTACGACCGCCCGAAGGAGGGCGAGGCATGA
- a CDS encoding class I mannose-6-phosphate isomerase: MTVAEAFRRTTQNLLPARPEPVDGYDVYPTHPMRAGAIAIGHDALAARLAGVSRVVIDGFGGVLWEEFRGRLDAALTDRGRTVAWHDVSAALRPAADVDAIVEPFLGGDDPLFGTRFTGTLADFFDPAALAGIRPDPTADLSIVYGTGAALAAWDAPIVYLDVPKNEIQFRARAGAVRNLGAAVATDHRSTYRRCYFVDWPALTAHRASLLGRIDVIVDEQRPEEPAHAAGADVREALDRLAHGVFRPRPWFEPGPWGGQWMKRRFAQLPQDVPNYAWSFEFISPENGLLLESDGAVLEVSFDTLMAVGHRAVLGESADRFGHAFPIRFDFLDTVDGGNLSIQVHPRPEYIRRGFGEAFTQDETYYILDCEPGAEVYLGLTEDADPAAFRAELERSVAEAAPADIDRFVQRHPASRHDLFLIPSGTVHSSARGNLVLEISATPYIFTFKLYDWMRLDLEGRPRPLNIDRAFENLETDRRGERIRREFISRPREIASGESWRLLHLPTHEEHFYDVHRLEFTGAGSVELPTDDSCQVLSLVEGDEVVVEAGGMSRTVRYAETFVVPAAAGSFTLHAAQPAKVLTAFIKKGRGPE; this comes from the coding sequence ATGACCGTCGCCGAGGCGTTCCGACGCACCACCCAGAACCTGCTGCCGGCCCGGCCCGAGCCGGTGGATGGCTACGACGTCTACCCCACTCATCCCATGCGCGCGGGCGCGATCGCGATCGGACACGACGCGCTGGCCGCTCGCCTGGCCGGTGTCTCCCGCGTCGTGATCGACGGCTTCGGGGGCGTGCTCTGGGAGGAGTTCCGGGGACGGCTCGATGCGGCGCTGACCGACCGCGGCCGCACGGTCGCCTGGCACGACGTGTCGGCGGCACTCCGTCCCGCCGCGGACGTCGACGCGATCGTCGAGCCCTTCCTCGGCGGCGACGACCCGCTGTTCGGCACCCGGTTCACGGGAACCCTCGCCGACTTCTTCGACCCGGCGGCGCTGGCCGGCATCCGGCCCGATCCGACGGCGGACCTGTCCATCGTGTACGGCACCGGCGCGGCGCTGGCGGCGTGGGACGCGCCGATCGTCTACCTCGATGTGCCGAAGAACGAGATCCAGTTCCGCGCGCGCGCCGGCGCCGTGCGCAACCTCGGAGCGGCGGTCGCGACCGATCACCGCTCGACGTACAGGCGCTGCTACTTCGTCGACTGGCCGGCGCTCACGGCCCACCGCGCGAGCCTGCTCGGCAGGATCGACGTGATCGTGGACGAGCAGCGGCCGGAGGAACCCGCCCACGCCGCGGGCGCCGACGTGCGCGAGGCGCTCGACCGGCTCGCGCACGGCGTGTTCCGGCCCCGCCCGTGGTTCGAGCCCGGCCCCTGGGGCGGACAGTGGATGAAGCGGCGGTTCGCCCAGCTTCCACAGGACGTCCCCAACTACGCCTGGTCGTTCGAGTTCATCTCGCCGGAGAACGGCCTGCTGCTGGAGAGCGACGGTGCGGTGCTGGAGGTCTCCTTCGACACGCTGATGGCCGTCGGCCACCGTGCGGTGCTCGGCGAGAGCGCGGACCGGTTCGGGCACGCGTTCCCCATCCGATTCGACTTCCTCGACACGGTCGACGGCGGCAACCTGTCCATCCAGGTGCACCCCCGCCCGGAGTACATCCGGCGCGGCTTCGGTGAGGCGTTCACGCAGGACGAGACCTACTACATCCTCGACTGCGAGCCCGGCGCCGAGGTGTATCTCGGACTCACCGAGGACGCCGACCCGGCGGCGTTCCGTGCCGAGCTGGAGCGCAGCGTCGCCGAGGCCGCGCCCGCCGACATCGACCGCTTCGTGCAGCGGCATCCGGCGTCGCGGCACGACCTGTTCCTCATCCCCAGCGGCACCGTGCACAGCTCCGCGCGGGGCAACCTCGTGCTGGAGATCAGCGCGACGCCGTACATCTTCACGTTCAAGCTGTACGACTGGATGCGCCTCGACCTGGAGGGCCGCCCGCGCCCCCTGAACATCGACCGGGCGTTCGAGAACCTGGAGACCGACCGGCGAGGAGAGCGGATCCGCCGCGAGTTCATCTCCCGGCCGCGCGAGATCGCCTCGGGGGAGAGCTGGCGTCTGCTGCACCTGCCCACCCACGAGGAGCACTTCTACGACGTCCATCGCCTCGAGTTCACCGGCGCGGGCTCCGTCGAACTGCCCACCGACGACAGCTGCCAGGTGCTGAGCCTGGTGGAGGGCGACGAGGTCGTGGTGGAAGCCGGCGGCATGAGCCGCACCGTCCGCTACGCCGAGACGTTCGTGGTGCCGGCCGCGGCCGGCAGCTTCACGTTGCACGCCGCGCAGCCCGCGAAGGTGCTCACGGCGTTCATCAAGAAGGGCCGAGGGCCGGAGTGA
- a CDS encoding N-acetylglucosamine kinase — protein sequence MSGYALGIDAGGTSTVAVIADGAGRVVGEGRAGAANPDDVGADGMAAALRAATEAARSAAGVRADLETAFLGVAGVISEDDRALVRSAAAGLARRIEVDHDCRIALAGGLSGRPGIVLIAGTGSSCYGRTAGGRDWRAGGWGALAGDEGGSYWLGVGALRAAVRSADGRGPRSTLEEPVLAHLGLTGFDELLGRLHVEGATRAEIAALAPSVIAAAREGDEAAAGLLAAAARELAGCVRAVAARLELEQVEVALVGGLFAAGAILRDPLEHAVASLVPGARLVDAERPPAVGAALLAGDLG from the coding sequence GTGAGCGGGTACGCCCTCGGCATCGACGCCGGCGGCACCAGCACCGTCGCGGTGATCGCCGATGGGGCCGGCCGGGTGGTCGGCGAAGGACGAGCCGGCGCGGCGAACCCCGACGACGTCGGCGCCGACGGAATGGCCGCCGCGCTGCGCGCCGCGACGGAGGCGGCGCGCTCGGCCGCGGGCGTCCGCGCCGACCTCGAGACGGCCTTCCTCGGGGTGGCGGGCGTGATCTCCGAGGACGACCGCGCGCTCGTGCGGTCAGCCGCGGCCGGCCTGGCACGACGCATCGAGGTCGACCACGACTGCCGGATCGCCCTGGCCGGGGGGCTGTCCGGCCGGCCAGGCATCGTGCTCATCGCCGGCACCGGATCGTCCTGCTACGGGCGCACCGCCGGCGGTCGGGACTGGCGCGCCGGCGGCTGGGGAGCCCTCGCCGGCGACGAGGGCGGCTCGTACTGGCTCGGCGTCGGTGCGTTGCGCGCGGCGGTGCGGTCGGCCGATGGCCGTGGCCCGCGGTCGACGCTGGAGGAGCCGGTTCTCGCCCATCTCGGTCTGACCGGCTTCGACGAGCTGCTCGGGCGGCTGCACGTGGAGGGCGCCACCCGCGCCGAGATCGCCGCACTCGCACCGTCCGTGATCGCCGCCGCCCGCGAGGGTGACGAGGCGGCCGCGGGGCTGCTCGCGGCCGCCGCCCGAGAGCTCGCCGGCTGTGTGCGGGCCGTCGCCGCGCGCCTCGAGCTGGAGCAGGTGGAGGTCGCCCTGGTGGGCGGGCTGTTCGCCGCCGGCGCGATCCTGCGCGATCCGCTGGAGCACGCCGTGGCCTCGCTGGTGCCCGGGGCGAGGCTGGTCGACGCGGAGCGGCCTCCGGCGGTCGGAGCCGCGCTGCTGGCGGGCGACCTGGGCTGA
- a CDS encoding amidohydrolase family protein, with protein sequence MTRAARDLLDGFSRFGAVDTACFLGQWPYRLHAAADADDLRGHAARHGLTGVWVSHLAALFGFDTRTGNEVCWGACAGDAVLHPFAVLDPRDGAWREELAWAADTGFAGIRVAPGFHGCRAVDAGALIDACAAAGLPLQLIVRLDDARSRHPMSSSRELELRDIADLIRSAPPHPLVISGLNRAEYGEVARHLADDVPAWVRFDLWHVNGPLGVAKLLGEDPGRWVFGSGFPVQEPVPTALQLAASGLDDAALAAITRGNAEQMPLRRGPTR encoded by the coding sequence ATGACGCGCGCAGCCCGCGATCTGCTCGACGGCTTCTCCCGGTTCGGCGCGGTGGACACCGCCTGCTTCCTCGGTCAGTGGCCCTACCGGCTGCACGCCGCCGCGGACGCCGACGACCTGCGCGGCCATGCCGCCCGTCACGGCCTGACCGGGGTGTGGGTCTCGCACCTGGCCGCTCTGTTCGGCTTCGACACCCGCACCGGCAACGAGGTGTGCTGGGGGGCCTGCGCCGGGGACGCCGTGCTGCACCCGTTCGCGGTGCTGGACCCGCGAGACGGCGCATGGCGCGAGGAGCTGGCGTGGGCCGCGGACACCGGCTTCGCCGGCATCCGGGTCGCGCCCGGCTTCCACGGATGCCGCGCGGTCGACGCGGGCGCGCTGATCGACGCCTGCGCCGCCGCCGGATTGCCGCTGCAGCTGATCGTGCGGCTGGACGACGCCCGCAGCAGGCATCCGATGTCGTCGTCGCGCGAGCTCGAGCTGCGTGACATCGCCGATCTCATCCGGAGCGCGCCGCCGCATCCGCTGGTGATCAGCGGGCTCAACCGGGCGGAGTACGGCGAGGTGGCGCGCCACCTCGCCGACGACGTGCCTGCGTGGGTGCGCTTCGACCTCTGGCATGTGAACGGCCCGCTGGGCGTCGCTAAGCTGCTGGGCGAGGATCCGGGGCGCTGGGTCTTCGGCAGCGGGTTCCCGGTGCAGGAGCCGGTCCCGACGGCGCTGCAGCTGGCCGCCTCGGGACTCGATGACGCGGCCCTGGCGGCGATCACCCGCGGCAATGCGGAGCAGATGCCGCTTCGCCGCGGGCCGACGCGCTGA
- a CDS encoding amidohydrolase family protein — protein sequence MTGVDMHTHLREDRFDPAAFEVGDRLGIELFVCSNIGDFRPHPSLDDVREMNRVLAGELRRYPERLRGYCYVNPRYGRATMDDLRHNVEERGMVGVKMWIATLADDETSDPILEYAAEHRLVVLTHAWRKTVGGFPYESTAANIARAARRHPQTRFLMAHLGGQAESAVNAVRELPNVAVDTSGTLISTGEVALAVRRLGADRVLFGSDLPHVDLVANVGKVLAASLTPPDEERVFGGTARRWLAEVAA from the coding sequence ATGACCGGCGTCGACATGCACACCCACCTGCGGGAGGACCGGTTCGATCCCGCGGCGTTCGAGGTGGGCGACCGGCTCGGCATCGAGCTGTTCGTGTGCAGCAACATCGGCGACTTCCGGCCGCACCCGAGCCTGGACGACGTCCGCGAGATGAACCGCGTCCTCGCGGGCGAGCTGCGGCGATACCCCGAGCGGCTGCGCGGGTACTGCTACGTCAACCCCCGCTACGGCAGGGCGACGATGGACGACCTGCGCCACAACGTCGAGGAGCGGGGCATGGTCGGCGTCAAGATGTGGATCGCCACGCTGGCCGACGACGAGACCTCCGATCCGATCCTGGAGTACGCCGCCGAGCACCGACTCGTCGTCCTGACGCACGCCTGGCGGAAGACGGTCGGCGGGTTCCCCTACGAGTCGACCGCGGCGAACATCGCGCGCGCCGCCCGGCGGCATCCGCAGACGCGCTTCCTGATGGCGCACCTCGGCGGCCAGGCCGAGTCGGCGGTCAACGCGGTGCGCGAGCTGCCCAACGTCGCCGTGGACACCTCGGGCACCCTCATCTCCACGGGCGAGGTCGCGCTCGCCGTGCGGCGCCTGGGCGCGGATCGCGTGCTGTTCGGATCGGACCTCCCCCACGTCGACCTCGTCGCGAACGTCGGCAAGGTCCTCGCCGCGTCGCTGACACCCCCGGACGAGGAACGCGTGTTCGGCGGGACGGCGCGCCGCTGGCTCGCGGAGGTGGCGGCATGA
- a CDS encoding aminotransferase class III-fold pyridoxal phosphate-dependent enzyme, translated as MTWRERALAVMPVGSSTNSKAPTLLPDEPEVIVRGSGCRVWDDRGREFIDYRCALGAVSLGYRHPAVDAAIAAQLTDGILFGHPHPLETTTAELFCSLVPGAEAARFLKTGGEALAAAIRIARAYTGRDHVVQLGYNGWLNTLAPGARVLPGQVAAELPGVPTALSALHHAVEWDDRDRLEELFSRHPVALVLVAADYPSIPEASGFYRFLRELVDRHGSLLAYDEMVTGFRVALGGMAEYTGVVPDLAVHGKGVANGMPLSVYSGRREVMSVLDRGEVVVSSTHGGETLSLAAATATMTTLRDETVIPRLREAGERFRDGVNGLFARRGSPVRMTGAGPCPQLTGDPGAIDDLLRAAYRHGVSMYRVCYVTAAHTDADIDESLRRLEAAWLEPVT; from the coding sequence GTGACCTGGCGGGAGCGCGCTCTGGCGGTGATGCCGGTCGGCTCCAGCACGAACTCCAAGGCGCCGACGCTGCTGCCGGACGAGCCGGAGGTCATCGTCCGCGGGAGCGGGTGCCGGGTCTGGGACGACCGGGGGCGTGAGTTCATCGACTACCGCTGCGCGCTGGGCGCCGTGAGCCTCGGCTACCGCCACCCCGCCGTGGACGCCGCAATCGCGGCGCAGCTGACGGACGGCATCCTGTTCGGTCATCCGCACCCGCTGGAGACGACCACCGCCGAGCTGTTCTGCTCGCTCGTGCCCGGCGCGGAGGCGGCGCGATTCCTCAAGACGGGCGGCGAGGCGCTGGCGGCGGCGATCCGGATCGCCCGTGCCTACACCGGCCGCGACCACGTCGTGCAGCTGGGCTACAACGGATGGCTGAACACGCTCGCGCCCGGCGCCCGGGTCCTGCCCGGACAGGTCGCCGCCGAGCTCCCCGGCGTGCCGACGGCTCTGTCCGCCCTGCATCACGCCGTCGAATGGGACGACCGCGACCGGCTCGAGGAGCTCTTCTCCCGGCATCCGGTCGCCCTCGTGCTCGTCGCCGCCGACTATCCCTCCATCCCCGAGGCGAGCGGCTTCTACCGCTTCCTGCGCGAGCTCGTCGACCGCCACGGGAGCCTCCTCGCGTACGACGAGATGGTCACCGGCTTCCGGGTCGCGCTCGGCGGGATGGCCGAGTACACGGGAGTCGTGCCCGACCTCGCCGTGCACGGCAAGGGCGTCGCCAACGGGATGCCGCTGTCGGTGTACAGCGGCCGTCGCGAGGTGATGTCGGTGCTCGACCGCGGCGAGGTGGTGGTGTCCTCGACGCACGGCGGCGAGACGCTGTCGTTGGCCGCGGCGACGGCGACCATGACCACGCTGCGCGACGAGACCGTGATCCCGCGACTCCGCGAGGCCGGCGAGCGGTTCCGCGACGGTGTGAACGGCCTGTTCGCCCGCCGCGGCTCGCCGGTCCGGATGACGGGGGCGGGACCCTGCCCCCAGCTGACCGGGGATCCCGGCGCGATCGACGACCTCCTCCGAGCGGCGTACCGGCACGGGGTGTCGATGTACCGGGTCTGCTACGTCACCGCCGCGCACACCGACGCCGACATCGACGAATCGCTCCGCCGCCTCGAGGCGGCATGGCTCGAGCCGGTGACATGA
- a CDS encoding ROK family transcriptional regulator, whose product MAPQQPLSIAVRCAVQLRDTGPATVNDISCTLELSRTSVENAMTTLADIGLVVEGPALSGRGAGRPARRYHFHAAAGVVIGVDIGIASVRVIAADLAGDVLDQRDFPGIADHDGGPAKLAAVIGDIRAALAGLGVPASRVRAIGVALPGIVDGAGHVITSVIIPEWSGIDIGGQLRQTFGCPVAIDNGVRLAAVAEHHVGVAQLVDDVLYLSVGHRIAMGLILGGRPRRGAHNVAGDIGRLAFRGLGSETGQITWRSAPTAIEVFERARRGDTGAQQEIYEFVDELAHGIATLVMTVDPAMVVIGGGLSAAHEQFLDPLRAALPRHIRLSFEMPVVEARLGADAAAHGALVHAFGRHAEAIYGLAQMPVPAMTLRPDERGLSVLEAL is encoded by the coding sequence ATGGCACCGCAGCAACCGCTCTCGATCGCGGTGCGGTGCGCCGTCCAGCTCCGCGACACGGGGCCGGCGACGGTCAACGACATCTCCTGCACCCTGGAGCTGTCCCGGACCTCGGTCGAGAACGCCATGACCACCCTCGCCGACATCGGCCTCGTCGTCGAAGGTCCCGCCCTCAGCGGCCGCGGCGCCGGGAGGCCCGCTCGCCGGTATCACTTCCATGCCGCAGCCGGCGTGGTCATCGGCGTGGACATCGGCATCGCCAGCGTCCGGGTGATCGCGGCCGATCTCGCCGGAGACGTCCTCGACCAGCGGGACTTCCCCGGCATCGCCGATCACGACGGCGGCCCCGCGAAGCTCGCCGCCGTGATCGGCGACATCCGCGCGGCCCTCGCCGGCCTGGGAGTGCCGGCGTCACGGGTGCGCGCGATCGGCGTGGCGCTGCCGGGGATCGTCGACGGCGCGGGGCACGTGATCACCTCGGTGATCATCCCGGAGTGGTCCGGCATCGACATCGGCGGACAGCTGAGGCAGACGTTCGGATGCCCGGTCGCCATCGACAACGGCGTGCGGCTGGCGGCCGTCGCCGAGCACCACGTCGGCGTCGCCCAGCTCGTCGACGACGTGCTCTACCTCTCTGTCGGGCACCGCATCGCGATGGGTCTTATCCTCGGCGGACGGCCACGGCGCGGCGCGCACAACGTCGCAGGCGACATCGGCCGGCTGGCCTTCCGCGGCCTCGGCAGCGAGACCGGCCAGATCACGTGGCGCAGCGCCCCGACGGCGATCGAGGTCTTCGAGCGCGCCCGCCGCGGCGACACCGGCGCGCAGCAGGAGATCTACGAGTTCGTCGACGAGCTGGCGCACGGCATCGCGACACTCGTGATGACCGTGGATCCTGCGATGGTGGTCATCGGCGGCGGGCTCTCCGCGGCGCACGAGCAGTTCCTCGACCCGCTGCGCGCCGCCCTCCCCCGGCACATCCGGCTCTCCTTCGAGATGCCCGTCGTCGAGGCGCGGCTCGGTGCGGATGCCGCGGCGCACGGCGCCCTGGTGCACGCCTTCGGGCGCCACGCGGAGGCCATCTACGGGCTGGCCCAGATGCCGGTCCCCGCCATGACGCTGCGCCCCGACGAACGCGGGCTGTCCGTCCTGGAGGCGCTGTGA
- a CDS encoding ABC transporter substrate-binding protein, whose product MRTKKVLGITAGLAAALLVAGCSGGGGSGDGDGSQDQHVTLWLYPILADEAAHKAHWDQVVEDFTADHPEITVDYEIFPWANRDEALQTAIAAKTGPDLVYLIPDQLAAYQDAIEPIGPYLSDERKSDLLDNVMESVTLDGELMGAPMLTSALPLLCDGQVFEAAGLTEYPETWDDVLEIAPQLSEQGLYTISYSAYPEMTLNQSFYPLLWQAGGSIYSEDGSSVGFNEEPGVEALSFLTELAEQDALVPDALTTNVPMEQTAIAQHKVACTWNHSVAEVQPFWDDIHVVAPLKDKESVAYGTVGSLAMLTGAQDKEAAAAFAEYATGEDVVVPYLTQAGFFSALKSTGELYADDPVLSAVEATIPSTTVGELNTSSRELMGVLVPEIQAALLGQKSAQEALDAAAAAAEPLLAK is encoded by the coding sequence ATGCGCACCAAGAAGGTTCTCGGCATCACCGCCGGTCTCGCCGCCGCTCTGCTGGTGGCCGGCTGTTCCGGGGGAGGCGGCTCCGGCGACGGAGACGGCTCCCAGGATCAGCATGTCACCCTCTGGCTCTACCCCATCCTGGCCGACGAAGCCGCCCACAAGGCTCACTGGGATCAGGTCGTGGAGGACTTCACGGCCGACCATCCCGAGATCACCGTGGACTACGAGATCTTCCCGTGGGCGAATCGCGATGAGGCGCTGCAGACCGCGATCGCCGCCAAGACCGGGCCGGATCTGGTCTACCTCATCCCCGATCAGCTCGCGGCCTATCAGGACGCGATCGAGCCGATCGGGCCGTACCTCAGCGATGAGCGCAAGAGCGACCTGCTCGACAACGTCATGGAGTCGGTCACCCTCGACGGCGAGCTGATGGGCGCGCCCATGCTCACCTCCGCGCTGCCGCTGCTCTGCGACGGCCAGGTCTTCGAGGCCGCCGGTCTCACGGAGTACCCCGAGACCTGGGACGACGTGCTCGAGATCGCCCCGCAGCTCAGCGAGCAGGGCCTCTACACCATCTCGTACTCGGCTTACCCGGAGATGACCCTCAACCAGTCGTTCTACCCGCTGCTCTGGCAGGCCGGCGGGAGCATCTACTCGGAGGACGGCTCGTCGGTCGGCTTCAACGAGGAGCCCGGCGTCGAGGCCCTGAGCTTCCTCACCGAGCTGGCCGAGCAGGACGCGCTCGTCCCCGATGCGCTGACGACCAACGTGCCGATGGAGCAGACCGCGATCGCGCAGCACAAGGTCGCCTGCACGTGGAACCACTCGGTCGCCGAGGTGCAGCCGTTCTGGGACGACATCCACGTGGTGGCGCCGCTGAAGGACAAGGAGTCCGTGGCCTACGGCACCGTCGGCTCGCTGGCGATGCTCACGGGCGCGCAGGACAAGGAGGCCGCCGCCGCCTTCGCCGAGTACGCCACCGGCGAGGACGTCGTCGTGCCGTACCTCACGCAGGCGGGCTTCTTCTCGGCGCTGAAGTCGACCGGCGAGCTGTACGCGGACGACCCGGTTCTCTCGGCCGTCGAGGCGACCATCCCGAGCACGACGGTCGGCGAGCTGAACACCAGCTCGCGCGAGCTCATGGGTGTGCTGGTCCCGGAGATCCAGGCCGCGCTGCTGGGGCAGAAGTCCGCACAGGAGGCGCTGGACGCGGCCGCCGCCGCGGCAGAGCCGCTGCTGGCGAAGTAG